Genomic segment of Paenibacillus polymyxa:
AGGAGAAGGCTGGGTTGCGCCAGGCCACAATTCTGTCCTGAAGGACGGTGCGGATTATTATATTGTACATCATGCGCGGGGAGAAACGGACAAGAGCTGGCCGTACCTGCATGTACGCAAAATATTGTGGACGGCAGAGGGCTGGCCGGTCGTCTCTCCGGAGCGCTATGCGGGCGAAAAGGAGCAGGATATACCCAAAAGGCTATTATCCGGCAACTGGGAGCGCATCGTGATCAGGCAGGAAGTAGACGGCCAGGTGGAAGCTGAACCGCTCCGTCTGGAAGATGGAGGACGGGCAACCAGCGGTTCTCTTGAAGGTCACTGGAGTTTTGATGGCAAGCGTACTCTAACAATGGATTGGAGCACTACATCCGCAGGAACAAAGGAAGAATTGTTATTGCTTCCTTCATGGGACTGGGAGCTTGGTCGCCATACTTTAATTTTCACGGGTATGAATGAAAAAGGAATTTCCATTTGGGGAAAACGTATCAGCGATTAATTGTTTGAACTACATACTACACATAGAGGAGAGAATAACCATGAATCAATCTGTACCCATTAATAATCCGGTCATTGAGCAACGGGCAGACCCTTGGATTTACAAGCATAGTGACGGATACTATTATTTCACCGGATCTGTGCCAGAGTATGACCGAATTGAGGTTCGACGAGCAAGTACTATTCAAGGCTTGAGTACAGCAGAGCCTGTCGCAGTGTGGCACAAATATGAAACGGGCCCGTTAAGTGCGAACATTTGGGCACCGGAAATTCATTATATTAACGACAAATGGTACATTTATTTTGCAGCAGCTCGTACAACGGAAACGAAGGAAGGCCTGTTCGACCACCGAATGTTCGTGCTGGAAAATCAATCAGCTAATCCTTTGGAAGGGGAATGGGTGGAAAAAGGACAGATCAAAACCCGTTGGGAGACGTTCGCTCTCGATGCGACAACCTTCCAGCATAATGGGGTTTTGTATTATGTGTGGGCTCAGAAAGACCCGGACATCGTAGGCAACTCCAATCTGTATATTTCAGAAATGAGCAATCCGTGGACGCTGCGCGGTGAGCAGGTTATGATCTCTACACCAGAATATGACTGGGAAGTCATCGGTTTTAAGGTGAATGAAGGAGCAGCGGTTCTGAAACGGAACGGACGGATCTTTATCAGTTATTCAGCTAGCGCCACAGACCACAATTATTGCATGGGCCTGTTGACAGCAGATGAGAATGCGGATTTACTTGATCCGAAATCATGGACGAAATCACCTGAGCCGGTATTCTGCACCAATGAGGAAACAGGACAATTCGGGCCAGGTCATAACAGTTTTACGGTTGCTGCTGACGGTAGCGATGTAATCGTATATCACGCCCGGAATTACAAGGAAATTACAGGCGACCCGCTGTATGACCCGAATCGTCATACACGTGTTCAGCCGTTCAACTGGAAGGAAGATGGAACACCTGACTTTGGTATTCCAGTACCCGATGGCGTTTCTGTTGATAAATAAGCGAAATCTATTATAGATGGTTGACGTGTCACATAGCGACGCTATAACTTTATAAAACATCGCAGAGAAATGATTTTGCTGCGTCTAACAATATCAATGAGATATCTTCGGCCTTAGGCTGGAAGGTATCTTTTTGCTTTTGGGAGGGAGAGACGTCTCGGAAACTATGGGAACTTTAAATCAGGTTATGTGAAGCCTAGAATATGTCAAGCGATTAATTGATACAAATGTTTAATATTTTCCACGAGATGGAAGCTACAAATGTATGGTAAAGTGTACTATATACAAGGTTTTATCCAAATATCCTATCCAAAGTCTCCTGTGCATACCGAATCCGAATTACACGAGGTGAGAAAAATGCTGCAATCGTTAAAAGCCATTGCTAATTACAGGAAAGAAAATGATCTGGCCTGGGATACACCGACTTGGCTAAAGCTGCTTGTTTCGGCTGAGGAGCGTATTGTTAATCTGGAACGCATTCGATCCATAGGTGAGTTAAAGGATGCCAATCCTGTACTGGATTACGTGGAGCGTACGTTGCTTATTTTGGACGGACTTCCATTGTCATTCTGGGTTAAAGAGCTACTGGAGGATGTTTTGGTATGGTCTGAGACAGCCAAAGGAGGCACAGTCCGCGAGCGGCTACGTTGGCAGCATGAGGGCATTAATTTATTTGTACATAATATCGGCTCCTCTCAACTGTATGTTAGACAGGCCCAAGCAGAGTCCCCTGCTTACCCGCGCAATAGCATGACCCGAATTCTGATTGAGACGCATGGATTGATTGGGCAATATATACGGGGAGAAATTCCTTTTGCGGAAAATCGACTGCTGCTTGAAATTACTCGTAAGGGCTGGCTGAGCCCTGAGGAACTGGAGCTTGTTTTACGGGCTCTGAACGAATGTATTATCGCCGGGGTAGAACCTGCACTATGGGACCAAGTACGCGGGGAAGTGGAGGAGCTAATCGGTTGGATTGCATGGGACAACGCACCTGTAGTCTGGAGTGTAAAGGAACGATTGAAGAGATTGCGGTCGGTTTCGATACATGCAGGGGAGCCGTTTGAGCAGGCTTACGCCGAGCTGGAGCGGGAGCTGAATGTAGAGAAGGCGCTGGCTCCGCTAGAGAATCGGACACTTTGGTATGTAGAATCCGCTTTGCAGGATTTTTCACTTCAAGAACTGGTCAAGGTATTCTTACTCACACTGAGGGATGGTACAGGACAGGAACAGCCGGCAACGGTACGGCATATCAGTTTTGAATCGCTTATGAATACGATGTATTATGACTATCGTGGTGTTAAGAAAATTAACGTATACAAAAAACGAATGATAGAAAAATACTTAAGCTCACTGTCCTGGCAGGACATTTCAAAGGGAAAACGGAAGCATAATCCTCATTTGAGTGTAACTGTAGAGCATAAAGAGGAGCTGCCAAGTACCGTATTTTTCAATTTTGTATTTTCATCAGCTGCTGAAAAACTGATCGACTTTTGTATTGAGGCAGAAAAGACGCCTCTGTATGACAAAGCAGTTTTGCTGCTGTTTGATCTGTTCGGCTTACGGCGCGATGCTTATGATCGCTTTCACAATGAGGAGACGTACCTTACAGATATGAACCAGACCGTAGATTTCAAAAGGGTCATTTTGGATTATGTGACTGGAACCCGTATATTGGATATTGGACCTGGCGGGGGCGTACTGCTGGATCTGATCGAGCAGGAAAGACCAGACTCGAAGCCGTTGGGGCTTGATATTTCTGTGAATGTGATTGAGGCGCTTAAACGTAAAAAGCAATTGGAGCACCGTCGTTGGGATGTCATCAAAGGTGATGCGCTTCAACTGGAAGAGTATGTGGAAACGGAGAGCATGGATACGGTTATTTTCTCTTCGATTCTTCACGAGTTGTATTCCTACATTGAACGAGATGGAAAAAGGTTCAATCCACAAACAGTGGAGGCTGCTCTGCGAAGCGCCTATCGTGTACTTGCACCCGGCGGGCGTATCATCATTCGTGACGGTATTATGACCGAACCAGTAGAGCAGCGCAGACGCATTCGATTCTTGGAGCCGGATGGAATGGAATGGCTGATGCGGTATGCGCAAGATTTTGCGGGCCGCCCCATTGAAATAGAGCGCGTAGGTGAGCATGAGGCTGTTTTGCCAGTAAACGATGCGATGGAATTTCTATACACCTATACATGGGGGGCGGAAGCCTATGTACATGAAGTGCAGGAGCAGTTTGGTTATTTTACCCCGTCACAGTATGAAGAGCGTATTCGTAACACACTTGGACCACAAGCGATTATCAGGGTGAGCCGCCACTATTTACAGGAGGGCTATGCCGAGGCGCTGTCCAGCCGTGTTGAGTTCATGGATGAGCAGGGCCAGCGGGTTCCTTTGCCAGACAGCACCTGTCTGATCGTGATTGAGAAGCCAAATCATAGGGATGAAGCAACTAAATGATTTTTAATTTGAACAAGAGAATGCCTTCTGAGGTGTGCCAAGCGCACTGGGAAGGCATTCTTTAAGAAAACGAATGGAGGTGCGTTCATGTCCAAGCAGGTAGTGATATCCGAATATAATTCGCAGTGGGTAGTTGAGTATACACGAGAACGAGAAAAAATGATAGAGGCCCTCGGAGACGTATGTGTCGGCGTAGAGCATATTGGCAGTACATCCGTTCCTGGTCTGGGAGCCAAGGCTATTATCGACATTATGGTTGGAGTAGAAGATTTGGCTATTATTCAATCCGAACAGCGACAGCGTTTACTAGGTATTGAATATGAATATGTACATAAGCCTGATTTTCCAGAGAGAGCTTTCTTTCGCCGTGGAGAATGGGGAGCTGGGACTCATCACTTGCATATTTACAAGTATAAAGATGAGCGTTGGGAAAACCATCTATTGTTCAGAGATTACTTAAAAGCGCATCCTGATAGCCTGCGAGCGTATGATACTTTAAAAAAAGATTTGGCGCATCAATTCAAACATGACCGTGCAGCGTATACCGAAGCCAAAGGACCATTCATTCGGCAGGTGGTTGAGCGGGCGAAGCTTGAAAGATATAGGCAGGGACAGATGAATTCTTAGTACGCATGGACACAAGGTGGAGGAATGATGAAGAATATGATGCTTGATGCACAGGTAACGCCGAATGGCTTAAAAGACAGAATGCTGCTGCTGTCAGCGCTGGACATTATATTGTCTCCAGAAGATTGGTTACGCACGTATCGTATGCAGTCTGAATGGTCTGGTGATGTGTGCCTAGGTGAGGTGAACAACGGCGCTGGAGATACGATTCATATGCTATGGACGTGTGGAGGTGTGCTGTTGAAGGGTTTTGACCACGAATCCCCTGTAAGTCCTCATGCGAGAGACGAATATGAGGTCTGGCCGGGCATGTATGACGGTGTGCCTGATGATATGATGGAGCTTTTGGAAGATGAAGCACTGGAGAAGGAGGACGTTACCTTTTGTATGTGGAGGGAAGCGGGAGATAAGGAGTGGAGTATGGGCAACACGAACTTTCCTGAGGGATATGACGATGGCTCATCCTTTTTGCTGGGGAAAATTATAGCTACACCGGAGGAATATCAGGATTGGGCTGAAAGTTACTATGAGTTGCCGATTTCTCTAGGAGTGGTAAGCCAGATTTTCAACGGCGTTCCGATCACTGCACAGATGATCTCTGCGCTTCATCCACAGCGTAACGTTACGGAAGCGATAAAGGAGCTAAAGCAGCTTGGCGTTCAAGTGCATGAAAGCTAAGAATACAGATTTGTTTTTCTTGACAAGTTTTGTATATAATACAGGAGAAATGCTGGGTTAATCACCTCGAATTAAAGGAGCTGTGTTGAAGATGTCCAAACGTTTGATTCCTTACATCACGATGGATGGAAATGCAAAAGAAGCAATCGAATTTTATAAAGAGGCATTGGATGCTCAACTGCTTTTTATTCAAACCTTTGGGGAAATGCCGGAAAACCCCGATTTTCCCATTCCCGCAGAGGTCAAGGAACGTGTGGGACATGCTACCCTTAAAGTGGGTGAGACAGAGCTCATGTTTTCTGATACCTTTCCCGGATCACCGTTTAGCAGTGGGAATCAGGTGAGCATCTGTATTACAACCGATAGTGTGGAGCAAGCTCAAAAAATGTTTGATGCTCTACAGCAAGGAGGACAGGTGGGAATGCCTTTGCAGGAAACCCATTTTAGTCCAGCTTATGGGAATGTAACAGACAAGTTTGGTGTCACCTTTCAAATGTTCACAGAGGCTCAGTCTTAAGAAATGGAAAACGGCTCGATTCCGCTACTTTAGCGATCTGGCCGTTTTTTGCATGAATGCCCTCGTTCTAGAGGTTTGGCATAACGTTAGTATTATTCAAAGAATAGCTGCATCCCTGGTGCGTCAGCAGGTCTTTCTTGAAAACCAAATTTTTTATAGAAGCTCCGCTTATCTTTTGCACTCGATAACTGGACCCACCTGATTCCGCTTGATTTACACTTTTCGAGAAGCTGAGTTAAAATCACTCGTCCCATCCCCTTGTTTTGATAATCAGGATGAACAATTAAATCACAAATGAAAGTTTGGTAGACTCCATCTGAAAGAATACGACCAAACCCAACTAAATGATCGTTCTCATAGACAGTAATCACATACCAGCTATTACAAATCGCACGGTAGAGTATTTCCGGAGTATAGATTCCATTGCTGTTCCAACCTGTGGTTTCATAGAGTGAAAAGAAATCTTTTTTACGTGGAAGTGTGCTCGTATATTCAAATGGCTTCAATAGCTATCGCTCCTTCAAGCTGACCTTTTTAAAATTAAATATGTGCATATAGTATTCTATATCTTGGCTGTTTTTCAAGCAAAGCTAGCTTTATAGAGCAACCATCTATCAGTGCCAGGTTTACAATGAACGACAAAAAAGCCCTCCAACATGCGGAATGGGCTTTTGTATTCATTAAATAAAATAAGATAAAATACGGATATCTTAGACGCCAAAATTAAAATCATCATCTGTCAGCGGCTCTACATTCATCGCCCGCACATAGCCGTTTCCTTTTTTAGAAAAGAAATCATGCTGCTTAGTGTGAGTGCTGATGCCGTTGAATACAATGGGATTAACTTCCTCTTCTTCAAACAGTGGATCAAAGCCCAAGTTCATCATGGCCTTGTTGGCGTTGTAGCGCAAAAAGACTTTCACATCGTCTACGAGTCCAATAGGAGTGTAAATTTGCTCGGTGTATTGTTCCTCGTTATTGTGCAAGTAGCGCAACAAGCCTACCAGTGTCTGATAAAGATCACGTTGTTCTTCCTCATCCAATTTTGCATAAATCTCCTGTGCCAGTACACCTACGTACACACCGTGAATACTTTCGTCCCGTAGGATCAAATCGATAATTTCCCCACTGCATGTCAACTTGCCCTGGCCCGCCAGATAAAGAGGGTAGAAGAAGCCGCTATAAAATAAATAGCTTTCTAACAGCACCGACGCTGCCATCGCGAGATACAGGTCTTTCGGTGTGTGGATATTCATATAATACTGACGAATGGTTTCTGCCTTGGTTTGGAGATGTGGATTTTCTTCCACCCAGCGGAATACACCGTCAATTTCTTCCGTGGAAGCTAGCGTTGTAAAGATGCTACTGTACGACTTGGCATGAATTTGTTCCATCATCGCCATAAAGCTTAGTACGGCTTTGCGTTGCAGTCCGTCCACATGCTCCATAATTTGCGGCATACCCACGCCGCCTTGAATGGTATCCAGTAGCGTCAATCCGCCCAGCACCTTCATGTAGGCTTCTTTTTCGATATCACTGAGGGTTACCCAGGACATTTTATCGTCAGACAACGGGATTTCATCATCCGTCCAAAATTGCATAATGTTCTGGTTCCAGAACATCAGTGTGAAATCATCGTCCGAGCGATTCCAGTTTACAGCTTGTATACCTGTCATTGTTAGCATTCTCCCTTCAGCTTGCGAGATTCCCTGGAAACAATAGTGCAGGCGAATCATCGTATGCTTGACATACGGAAGCTGTATCCGTGAGGGTCTGTCCAGTCCCGTAAAGGTCTGAACCACACGCTGGATACAGCTTCTAATGCAAAGCATCTATATCTATTCAAAATCTAATTTTTATACTACAGCTTGTTACCCTTTATGCTTTAGATGGAGCAGGTGAGGCACTCTTCCACAGACAGCTTTTTGGTGCGTGTGTAGTATAATGATTTAAGTCCTTTGTGTGCAGCGTACAGATAGCAACGTGCTAACTGACGCGTAGTCACGTCACTGTTCACATGAAGCACGGTCGAAATTCCTTGGTCCACGTGTGGCTGGATTTCTGCAATCAGATCAAGCACTTTGAACTGGTCCATTTGATAAGCAGATTTATAGAAGAACACGTTATCCTTTTGTAAATAAGGCATTGGATAGTAGGTCGTCGAATTGGCATAGGTACGGGTTTCAATCTGCTCAACAATCGGCATGACGCTGGATGTTGCATTTTGAATGTACGAAATGCTAGCAGTCGGCGCAATCGCCATACGATAGGCGTGGTACAGACCATTTTTCATCACATCTGCTTTTAATTTGTCCCAGTCCGCTGAAGTCGGAACATAGATGTCTTTGAACAACTCTTGTACACGTGCAGTTGTTGGACGATAATCTGTGTTCAGGTATCGGTCAAAATATACGCCTGTCGCATAATCCGATTCCTCAAATCCATAAAAGCTTTGTCCAGCTGCTTTAGCGATTTCCATACTTTTTTCAATGGAATGATAGTTCATCGTCATGAAGAAGGTACGGACAAAGTCCTTCGCTTCATTGCTTTCATACGCAATTTTGTTCTTGGCAAGATAGCCGTGCAGATTCATAACACCCAGTCCAACGGAGTGCATTTCACGGTTTGCTTTCGCAACACCCGGTGCATTAGCTACTTGGGTCATATCGCTGACCGAGGTGAGAGCAATCATACCCTCGTGAACGGATTCGCGGATTTTGCCATGTTCCATCACATTTACAATGTTCAGAGAAGCTAGATTACAGCTCACGTCCCGGCGGATGGTATCCTGTTGGCCGTAATCTGTAATTTCGGAAGTTTCCTGCAACTGGAAGATTTCCGTGCATAGGTTCGACATCTTGACTTGACCCACGTTTTTAAGAGCATGTGCCTGGTTCGCGTTACTTTTGTTCATGATATATGGATAACCAGACTCCAACTGAATCATGGCAATTTTCGTCAGCATGTCACGTGCGCTCATCGCTATTTTTTTCTTCACCCGATCGTCAGCGAGCAACGTATCGTACATTTCATCCAAATCCATGTCGTCCAGATGCGTTCCATAGGCTTTGAACACACTGTAAGGAGCAAATACATGCAGCGGTTCATTATCTTGAGCCAGCTTGTAAAAGCGGTTTGGCACCAGCAATCCAATAGAAAGTGTCTTGAGACGTACTCTTTCGTCAGCATTGATCTTTTTGCTATCCAGGAACTCAAGCACGTCCCATCCGAAAATGTTGTAATAGGCTGCCCCAGAGCCTTTACGTTGCCCCATTTGATCCGCATAGGAGAAACCGTCTTCCATCAGCTTCAGCACAGGCATAATGCCTTTTGCTGCGCCTTCTACGCCTTTAATCGCTTCGCCGCGTGCCCGCAGTTTCGACAGGTTGACCGCAACACCGCCCCCGATTTTGGACAACTGCATGCAGGTGTTCAGCACATAGTTGATTGAGTTCAGGGAGTCGTCCATTTCGAGCAGGAAGCAGGATACCAATTCCCCACGGCGGCTTTTGCCTGCATTCAGGAAGGTTGGTGTTGCTGGCTGGAGGCGTTGCTCCATCATCGAGCGGGACAACAGGCGTGCCGTATCGGCGTTACCGCGTCCTAAATGCAGCGCGACAGCAGCAACCCGGTCAGGGTAATGTTCCAGATAGACTTTCCGGTCGTTACTCTTCATTGCATAGTCGGTGTAAAACTTGGATGCTGCCATATAGGAAGGAAATTTAAAATTATAGCTATGAGTGATATGGAAAATATCATTAATTTCGTCAGCCGTGTAGCTGTTATAGAAATTTTCGTAATAATCATTCTCAATCATATACAGCACTTGAGCGGCTGTGTCAGCAAACTTCAAACTCCGTTCCTGAACTTCCTTCATAAACTCTGCTACAGCCTCTTGGTCTTTTTCCAATTGGAAAAAGCCGTCTGTATCGCGTTTCATCAACATGTTGTTCAATTCAATATGCCGCAACTCGGCTCACCTCCTGTTTAAAACGCTCTACATCTCCGAACGTTCCAGATAATTCAAATTTACTAATCACGGGGACATTATAATGATCGGCAATCAAATCCGCACTTTTGGCAAATTTCTCACCCCAGTTACGGTTGCCGCTTGCAGCTACACCAACAAGGTTTTGAGCATTCTTTTTCAAAAAGGAAGATACCCTCTCAGGTATCTGCCCAAACCCGGTTGTATATGTAATAAGTACGTAAGGTTCTTCTATAGTCATTTGCTCCTCGATCTGAACCGCTGGAAGCTTGAGCTTGTTTATAAATCTTTTTACATTGCCGGTCTTCGAATCATATGCAATCAGCATGGTATGCAACCTCCTTAAACAATTAACGAAAAAAGAAAACGCATTGCCTGGGATCTATTATAGATGGAATCCCTTGCTGGCTGCGCCATTTAAGATTTTGACTCTATATTTACATGTATTTTCATACCTGTATCTTCAAGATATCGGGCATAAATACGTTTTTTACACTATATTTAGAGTACATTCTCTATTTTATATCTATATATAGTTTTGTCAATCGGTCTAGAGGGGATCAGAGGACCCAGATCGGGTATAAGTCCAAGCGGGGTGCGGAAAAGAGCGAAAGAACTTTTTTTTCGTAAGTATGTTAAAAAAGTATTGGAGTTTTTGAGGGTGAAGATGTACGATTTGTCAATGGGCAATAGAATGGAAAATTTACATTTTACTGTAGAAAGGATGAAGCGAATGGGAAGTGATTTTATGGAATTTCAATCGTTTAATATGATCTTTTTTATCGTATTTGGACTCATTGCTTTTGTAATGATTATGGGAATTGTCAAAACGATAGGAGCGGGCCTGTCCAATCAAGCAGCTGAACGGGTACAACGTTCATGTAAGGTTGTGGATAAACGGACGAGAGTGCGTGGGGGATCAGGCGATTTTTCAGCTTCGACATATTATTATATCACCTTTGAGTTTGACGGGGGTGAGCGTATGGAGCTGGAGGTGAAGGATACAGACTTTGGTATGATTGTGATCGGGGATCGTGGGGAGCTTCATTATAAAGGTACACGTTTTCTGGAGTTTGTGAGAGTAATGGAAGCGTAAAGGTGTTGGCGGCGAGTTAGTATTGCCAAAACAAATACATAATTGGAGGGAAGATTACGATGCCGCATATCATTGGAAAACGAATAGTATTGAGAGAATACCGTCAAGAAGATATACCAGCTATCCGAAAATGGGTCAATGACCCGGAAATCACACGTGGTTTAAGCGACGTGTTTATCTACCCGCATTCACAGGTGAATAGCGAATCCTTTGTGCAGATGATGATTGACGGCAACCCCGAGATCAAAGGTTTTGTCATTGCGCATAAAGACACACTTGACTATATCGGACAACTGGATTTATTCAAAATCAACTGGGTGAATCGGCACGCCACCCTTGGTGTTGTGATCGGGCGTGACGGCGATCTGGGCAAAGGTTACGGACGGGAAGCGATCCGGTTGTTACAAAAATTCGCATTTCATACGCTGAATCTGCATCGGCTGGAGTTGGAGGTCTATGCGTTCAATGAACGTGCACACCGTTGCTATCTGGCCTGCGGCTTCAAGGAAGAAGGTCGGCTGCGGGAAAAGCTATTCAGGGAAGGGCAATACTATGACATTATTCAGATGGGGATTTTGCGAAGTGAATATAAGGCTGCAGAGCAAGCGACGGAGTCCTGAGAGTGCAACCTCATAAGCTATTTTACTCCGTCAGCTTTCTTCAATTTTTTATGAGTGAAATCACGGGGACTACGCTCATCCTATTTCTATTAGCTAAAGGACTTTCTCTGCAAAGTGCGAACTTCTTACTGGTTGTATTTTTTGTAAGTATTTTTTTGTTTGAGATACCCACAGGGGCGATTGCAGACAAGTATGGCAGAAAAATTTCTGTTATTTTGGGACTTTGCTGTTTTTTAGTCTACAGTGTATTGTTCGTTTGGACAGATCATATCGGGGTGCTTGTGTTCGCGCAAGTTTTTGGGGGTCTGGCTATATGTTTACAATCAGGTTCGTTAGAATCCTGGGTTGTGGAAAACAGTGATAAGCCCATGGAAGTTCTTTTTACAACCTCTAACAGTATACAGTACATTTCGGGATTTATTTGTGGTCTGTTGGGGGCCTTTCTCGCAACCTATAACTATTCACTTCCATGGGCAGTCAGTATTTTATCTATTATTGTATGCATTTTTCTATGTTCCTTTTATATGGATGAGGAGAATGTTGCTCATCGAAAGACGTCTACTACTCGCATTAAAACGATTATCGGAGAAAGCGTCCGTATCGGTTTTGAAAATAAGTCCATCTGGATTGTGTTTATGATTGGTTTATTTATCAGCTTTTCGAACTCGGCGGGGAATACATTTCAACAGCCACGTCTGGTTGGCCTTTCCGAACAAGGAATTTGGATTATGGGGTTTATCAAGGCAGGCTATTCACTATGTATGACTTTGGGAAGTTATCTAGTTCGAAAGCTAGGCGCCCGATACAGTGATGTACATATACTCATGTATGCTTGCGGGATGATTGGGATATGGCTCATTTTAGCTGGTGCGTTCAACACATTTTATCCTGTATTGCTTACCTTTTTGATCTATGA
This window contains:
- a CDS encoding GrpB family protein translates to MSKQVVISEYNSQWVVEYTREREKMIEALGDVCVGVEHIGSTSVPGLGAKAIIDIMVGVEDLAIIQSEQRQRLLGIEYEYVHKPDFPERAFFRRGEWGAGTHHLHIYKYKDERWENHLLFRDYLKAHPDSLRAYDTLKKDLAHQFKHDRAAYTEAKGPFIRQVVERAKLERYRQGQMNS
- a CDS encoding GNAT family N-acetyltransferase, translating into MPHIIGKRIVLREYRQEDIPAIRKWVNDPEITRGLSDVFIYPHSQVNSESFVQMMIDGNPEIKGFVIAHKDTLDYIGQLDLFKINWVNRHATLGVVIGRDGDLGKGYGREAIRLLQKFAFHTLNLHRLELEVYAFNERAHRCYLACGFKEEGRLREKLFREGQYYDIIQMGILRSEYKAAEQATES
- a CDS encoding VOC family protein encodes the protein MSKRLIPYITMDGNAKEAIEFYKEALDAQLLFIQTFGEMPENPDFPIPAEVKERVGHATLKVGETELMFSDTFPGSPFSSGNQVSICITTDSVEQAQKMFDALQQGGQVGMPLQETHFSPAYGNVTDKFGVTFQMFTEAQS
- a CDS encoding DUF2500 domain-containing protein — protein: MGSDFMEFQSFNMIFFIVFGLIAFVMIMGIVKTIGAGLSNQAAERVQRSCKVVDKRTRVRGGSGDFSASTYYYITFEFDGGERMELEVKDTDFGMIVIGDRGELHYKGTRFLEFVRVMEA
- a CDS encoding class I SAM-dependent methyltransferase, giving the protein MLQSLKAIANYRKENDLAWDTPTWLKLLVSAEERIVNLERIRSIGELKDANPVLDYVERTLLILDGLPLSFWVKELLEDVLVWSETAKGGTVRERLRWQHEGINLFVHNIGSSQLYVRQAQAESPAYPRNSMTRILIETHGLIGQYIRGEIPFAENRLLLEITRKGWLSPEELELVLRALNECIIAGVEPALWDQVRGEVEELIGWIAWDNAPVVWSVKERLKRLRSVSIHAGEPFEQAYAELERELNVEKALAPLENRTLWYVESALQDFSLQELVKVFLLTLRDGTGQEQPATVRHISFESLMNTMYYDYRGVKKINVYKKRMIEKYLSSLSWQDISKGKRKHNPHLSVTVEHKEELPSTVFFNFVFSSAAEKLIDFCIEAEKTPLYDKAVLLLFDLFGLRRDAYDRFHNEETYLTDMNQTVDFKRVILDYVTGTRILDIGPGGGVLLDLIEQERPDSKPLGLDISVNVIEALKRKKQLEHRRWDVIKGDALQLEEYVETESMDTVIFSSILHELYSYIERDGKRFNPQTVEAALRSAYRVLAPGGRIIIRDGIMTEPVEQRRRIRFLEPDGMEWLMRYAQDFAGRPIEIERVGEHEAVLPVNDAMEFLYTYTWGAEAYVHEVQEQFGYFTPSQYEERIRNTLGPQAIIRVSRHYLQEGYAEALSSRVEFMDEQGQRVPLPDSTCLIVIEKPNHRDEATK
- the nrdI gene encoding class Ib ribonucleoside-diphosphate reductase assembly flavoprotein NrdI, which translates into the protein MLIAYDSKTGNVKRFINKLKLPAVQIEEQMTIEEPYVLITYTTGFGQIPERVSSFLKKNAQNLVGVAASGNRNWGEKFAKSADLIADHYNVPVISKFELSGTFGDVERFKQEVSRVAAY
- the nrdE gene encoding class 1b ribonucleoside-diphosphate reductase subunit alpha, with protein sequence MRHIELNNMLMKRDTDGFFQLEKDQEAVAEFMKEVQERSLKFADTAAQVLYMIENDYYENFYNSYTADEINDIFHITHSYNFKFPSYMAASKFYTDYAMKSNDRKVYLEHYPDRVAAVALHLGRGNADTARLLSRSMMEQRLQPATPTFLNAGKSRRGELVSCFLLEMDDSLNSINYVLNTCMQLSKIGGGVAVNLSKLRARGEAIKGVEGAAKGIMPVLKLMEDGFSYADQMGQRKGSGAAYYNIFGWDVLEFLDSKKINADERVRLKTLSIGLLVPNRFYKLAQDNEPLHVFAPYSVFKAYGTHLDDMDLDEMYDTLLADDRVKKKIAMSARDMLTKIAMIQLESGYPYIMNKSNANQAHALKNVGQVKMSNLCTEIFQLQETSEITDYGQQDTIRRDVSCNLASLNIVNVMEHGKIRESVHEGMIALTSVSDMTQVANAPGVAKANREMHSVGLGVMNLHGYLAKNKIAYESNEAKDFVRTFFMTMNYHSIEKSMEIAKAAGQSFYGFEESDYATGVYFDRYLNTDYRPTTARVQELFKDIYVPTSADWDKLKADVMKNGLYHAYRMAIAPTASISYIQNATSSVMPIVEQIETRTYANSTTYYPMPYLQKDNVFFYKSAYQMDQFKVLDLIAEIQPHVDQGISTVLHVNSDVTTRQLARCYLYAAHKGLKSLYYTRTKKLSVEECLTCSI
- the nrdF gene encoding class 1b ribonucleoside-diphosphate reductase subunit beta, yielding MTGIQAVNWNRSDDDFTLMFWNQNIMQFWTDDEIPLSDDKMSWVTLSDIEKEAYMKVLGGLTLLDTIQGGVGMPQIMEHVDGLQRKAVLSFMAMMEQIHAKSYSSIFTTLASTEEIDGVFRWVEENPHLQTKAETIRQYYMNIHTPKDLYLAMAASVLLESYLFYSGFFYPLYLAGQGKLTCSGEIIDLILRDESIHGVYVGVLAQEIYAKLDEEEQRDLYQTLVGLLRYLHNNEEQYTEQIYTPIGLVDDVKVFLRYNANKAMMNLGFDPLFEEEEVNPIVFNGISTHTKQHDFFSKKGNGYVRAMNVEPLTDDDFNFGV
- a CDS encoding GNAT family N-acetyltransferase; the encoded protein is MKPFEYTSTLPRKKDFFSLYETTGWNSNGIYTPEILYRAICNSWYVITVYENDHLVGFGRILSDGVYQTFICDLIVHPDYQNKGMGRVILTQLLEKCKSSGIRWVQLSSAKDKRSFYKKFGFQERPADAPGMQLFFE
- a CDS encoding family 43 glycosylhydrolase; the protein is MNQSVPINNPVIEQRADPWIYKHSDGYYYFTGSVPEYDRIEVRRASTIQGLSTAEPVAVWHKYETGPLSANIWAPEIHYINDKWYIYFAAARTTETKEGLFDHRMFVLENQSANPLEGEWVEKGQIKTRWETFALDATTFQHNGVLYYVWAQKDPDIVGNSNLYISEMSNPWTLRGEQVMISTPEYDWEVIGFKVNEGAAVLKRNGRIFISYSASATDHNYCMGLLTADENADLLDPKSWTKSPEPVFCTNEETGQFGPGHNSFTVAADGSDVIVYHARNYKEITGDPLYDPNRHTRVQPFNWKEDGTPDFGIPVPDGVSVDK